In the genome of Pseudopipra pipra isolate bDixPip1 chromosome 4, bDixPip1.hap1, whole genome shotgun sequence, one region contains:
- the NPY1R gene encoding neuropeptide Y receptor type 1 isoform X1 has translation MNTSVLALLGNISGHLNFSETNSQILQFEDEDCRVPLAMVFTLALAYGTVIILGVSGNLALIVIILKQKEMRNVTNILIVNLSFSDLLVTIMCLPFTFVYTLMDHWIFGEAMCKLNPFVQCASITVSVFSLVLIAVERHQLIINPRGWRPNNKHAYMGIAAIWILATASSLPFLVYHVLTDEPFRNVTFDEYKDKYVCLDLFPLDTARLSYTTTLLVIQYFGPLCFIFICYLKIYIRLKKRNNMMDKMRDSKYRSSETKRINIMLISIVVAFAVCWLPLTIFNIVFDWNHEILPVATCSHNLLFLICHLTAMISTCVNPIFYGFLNKNFQRDLQFLFHFCHFHSREEDYETIAMSTMHTDVSKTSLKQASPVTFKKINSDDDEKI, from the exons ATGAATACCTCGGTCCTCGCCCTACTGGGAAATATTTCCGGTCACCTGAATTTTTCAGAGACGAACTCGCAGATCTTGCAGTTTGAGGACGAGGATTGCCGTGTGCCTTTGGCCATGGTCTTCACTCTGGCCTTGGCTTATGGGACTGTGATAATTCTGGGAGTCTCTGGGAATCTGGCTTTGATtgtcattattttaaaacaaaaggagaTGCGCAATGTTACCAACATCCTCATTGTCAATCTATCCTTTTCTGACCTCCTGGTGACCATCATGTGTCTTCCCTTTACCTTCGTGTATACTTTAATGGACCACTGGATTTTTGGGGAGGCCATGTGCAAACTGAACCCTTTTGTGCAATGTGCCTCCATCACTGTCTCAGTCTTTTCTTTAGTCCTCATTGCTGTTGAGCGCCATCAGCTGATCATCAATCCCCGTGGCTGGAGGCCGAACAACAAACATGCTTACATGGGGATTGCTGCCATATGGATTTTAGCCACAGCTTCCTCTTTGCCTTTCCTGGTCTACCACGTGTTAACAGATGAGCCCTTTAGAAATGTAACATTTGATGAATATAAAGACAAATATGTGTGCTTGGACCTGTTCCCCTTGGACACTGCCAGGCTTTCTTATACTACAACACTTTTGGTGATTCAGTACTTTGGACCACtctgttttatatttatttgctACTTGAAG ATATACATACGgttgaaaaaaaggaacaacatGATGGACAAGATGAGAGACAGTAAGTACAGATCCTCTGAAACCAAAAGGATCAACATCATGCTGATCTCAATAGTGGTCGCATTTGCAGTTTGCTGGCTGCCTCTCACCATCTTCAATATCGTGTTTGATTGGAATCATGAAATTCTGCCTGTTGCTACCTGCAGCCACAACCTGTTGTTCCTGATTTGCCACCTCACTGCCATGATTTCTACCTGTGTGAATCCCATCTTCTACGGGTTTCTCAATAAGAACTTCCAAAGGGACCTgcagtttttatttcatttttgtcaTTTCCACTCCCGTGAGGAGGATTATGAGACTATAGCCATGTCCACCATGCACACAGATGTTTCAAAAACCTCTTTGAAACAGGCAAGCCCagtcacatttaaaaaaataaatagtgatgatgatgaaaaaatataa
- the NPY1R gene encoding neuropeptide Y receptor type 1 isoform X2, producing MNTSVLALLGNISGHLNFSETNSQILQFEDEDCRVPLAMVFTLALAYGTVIILGVSGNLALIVIILKQKEMRNVTNILIVNLSFSDLLVTIMCLPFTFVYTLMDHWIFGEAMCKLNPFVQCASITVSVFSLVLIAVERHQLIINPRGWRPNNKHAYMGIAAIWILATASSLPFLVYHVLTDEPFRNVTFDEYKDKYVCLDLFPLDTARLSYTTTLLVIQYFGPLCFIFICYLKIYIRLKKRNNMMDKMRDK from the exons ATGAATACCTCGGTCCTCGCCCTACTGGGAAATATTTCCGGTCACCTGAATTTTTCAGAGACGAACTCGCAGATCTTGCAGTTTGAGGACGAGGATTGCCGTGTGCCTTTGGCCATGGTCTTCACTCTGGCCTTGGCTTATGGGACTGTGATAATTCTGGGAGTCTCTGGGAATCTGGCTTTGATtgtcattattttaaaacaaaaggagaTGCGCAATGTTACCAACATCCTCATTGTCAATCTATCCTTTTCTGACCTCCTGGTGACCATCATGTGTCTTCCCTTTACCTTCGTGTATACTTTAATGGACCACTGGATTTTTGGGGAGGCCATGTGCAAACTGAACCCTTTTGTGCAATGTGCCTCCATCACTGTCTCAGTCTTTTCTTTAGTCCTCATTGCTGTTGAGCGCCATCAGCTGATCATCAATCCCCGTGGCTGGAGGCCGAACAACAAACATGCTTACATGGGGATTGCTGCCATATGGATTTTAGCCACAGCTTCCTCTTTGCCTTTCCTGGTCTACCACGTGTTAACAGATGAGCCCTTTAGAAATGTAACATTTGATGAATATAAAGACAAATATGTGTGCTTGGACCTGTTCCCCTTGGACACTGCCAGGCTTTCTTATACTACAACACTTTTGGTGATTCAGTACTTTGGACCACtctgttttatatttatttgctACTTGAAG ATATACATACGgttgaaaaaaaggaacaacatGATGGACAAGATGAGAGACA
- the NPY5R gene encoding neuropeptide Y receptor type 5 isoform X1 — MNTCGAPLQPKRGELRSPLCDCLSVLGTRSAFHLCKMPCPERQDCKMDLGLKDRTNRTPTRNTSATTKNFSAWEDYKSSVDDIQYFLIGLYTLISLAGFMGNLLILMALLKCKQKTIINILIGNLAFSDILVVLFCSPFTLTSVLLDQWMFGTVMCHVMPFLQCASVLVSTLMLISIAAVRYRMIKYPLSSNLTAKQGYFLIVTIWAFGFTICSPLPVFHKIVDLSKTLNLEALENRLLCIESWPSDSYRIAFTIALLFMQYILPLACLTASHTSVCRSIGSRLSNKENKFEEKEMINLALHPSKSTSTQVQSSGHSRWSCAFGKKHHRRYSRKTSSVMPAISRHHQDTHSRDLPETSGTEKSQLFSSSKFIPGIPICFEMKPEENTEIQDMITVSRSIVRIKTRSRRVFCRLTVLILVFGFSWMPLHLFHIVTDFNATLISNRHFKLVYCICHLLGMMSCCLNPILYGFLNNSIKADLMSLIPCCQIL; from the exons ATGAACACCTGCGGAGCTCCTCTCCAGCCGAAGCGAGGGGAGCTCAGGTCACCGCTCTGTGACTGCCTGTCTGTGCTCGGGACTCGCAGCGCGTTTCACCTTTGCAAAATGCCGTGTCCTGAGCGCCAG GACTGTAAAATGGATTTAGGATTAAAAGACCGTACCAACAGGACACCTACCAGGAACACCTCTGCTACTACAAAGAATTTTTCTGCCTGGGAAGACTATAAGAGTAGTGTTGATGACATACAGTACTTTCTTATTGGGCTGTACACACTTATAAGTCTGGCTGGCTTTATGGGAAATCTGCTTATACTAATGGCCCTACTAAAGTGCAAGCAGAAGACGATAATAAACATTCTCATAGGTAACTTGGCCTTTTCTGACATCTTGGTTGTGCTGTTCTGTTCGCCTTTCACACTGACATCCGTCCTGCTTGATCAGTGGATGTTTGGCACTGTCATGTGCCATGTAATGCCCTTCCTCCAATGCGCATCAGTTCTAGTTTCAACTTTGATGTTAATATCTATTGCTGCAGTCAGGTACCGTATGATAAAATATCCCCTTTCTAGCAATCTAACAGCAAAACAAGGCTATTTCTTAATAGTGACCATTTGGGCCTTTGGCTTCACAATTTGCTCCCCTCTACCAGTTTTCCACAAAATTGTGGACCTCAGCAAAACTCTGAATTTAGAGGCACTGGAGAACAGACTCTTGTGTATCGAGTCATGGCCTTCCGATTCCTATAGAATTGCCTTTACAATAGCCTTACTGTTCATGCAGTACATACTGCCGCTGGCGTGTTTAACTGCTAGTCACACGAGCGTCTGCAGGAGCATAGGTTCTAGACTGtcaaacaaggaaaacaagtttGAAGAAAAGGAGATGATAAACCTAGCTCTTCATCCCTCTAAGAGCACTAGCACACAGGTGCAGTCCTCTGGGCACTCCAGGTGGAGCTGTGCCTTTGGCAAAAAGCACCACAGAAGATATAGCAGGAAGACTTCAAGTGTGATGCCAGCTATTTCAAGGCATCATCAGGATACTCATTCAAGAGATCTCCCAGAAACCTCTGGCACAGAAAAAAGTCAGCTCTTTTCCTCCAGTAAATTCATCCCTGGGATTCCTATCTGTTTTGAAAtgaaaccagaagaaaatacagagatCCAGGACATGATTACAGTATCCCGATCCATTGTCAGAATTAAGACAAGATCAAGGAGAGTTTTTTGCAGACTGACAGTGCTAATCCTAGTTTTTGGTTTCAGTTGGATGCCTCTTCACCTTTTCCACATTGTGACAGATTTTAATGCCACTCTCATTTCTaacagacattttaaattaGTATATTGCATATGCCATTTATTGGGTATGATGTCCTGCTGCTTGAATCCCATCCTCTATGGGTTTCTTAACAACAGCATAAAAGCTGATTTAATGTCCCTTATCCCATGCTGCCAAATACTATGA
- the NPY5R gene encoding neuropeptide Y receptor type 5 isoform X3, with the protein MKSSFLQSHHHFESIDCKMDLGLKDRTNRTPTRNTSATTKNFSAWEDYKSSVDDIQYFLIGLYTLISLAGFMGNLLILMALLKCKQKTIINILIGNLAFSDILVVLFCSPFTLTSVLLDQWMFGTVMCHVMPFLQCASVLVSTLMLISIAAVRYRMIKYPLSSNLTAKQGYFLIVTIWAFGFTICSPLPVFHKIVDLSKTLNLEALENRLLCIESWPSDSYRIAFTIALLFMQYILPLACLTASHTSVCRSIGSRLSNKENKFEEKEMINLALHPSKSTSTQVQSSGHSRWSCAFGKKHHRRYSRKTSSVMPAISRHHQDTHSRDLPETSGTEKSQLFSSSKFIPGIPICFEMKPEENTEIQDMITVSRSIVRIKTRSRRVFCRLTVLILVFGFSWMPLHLFHIVTDFNATLISNRHFKLVYCICHLLGMMSCCLNPILYGFLNNSIKADLMSLIPCCQIL; encoded by the exons atgaaaagctCATTTCTTCAGAGTCATCACCACTTTGAGAGCATT GACTGTAAAATGGATTTAGGATTAAAAGACCGTACCAACAGGACACCTACCAGGAACACCTCTGCTACTACAAAGAATTTTTCTGCCTGGGAAGACTATAAGAGTAGTGTTGATGACATACAGTACTTTCTTATTGGGCTGTACACACTTATAAGTCTGGCTGGCTTTATGGGAAATCTGCTTATACTAATGGCCCTACTAAAGTGCAAGCAGAAGACGATAATAAACATTCTCATAGGTAACTTGGCCTTTTCTGACATCTTGGTTGTGCTGTTCTGTTCGCCTTTCACACTGACATCCGTCCTGCTTGATCAGTGGATGTTTGGCACTGTCATGTGCCATGTAATGCCCTTCCTCCAATGCGCATCAGTTCTAGTTTCAACTTTGATGTTAATATCTATTGCTGCAGTCAGGTACCGTATGATAAAATATCCCCTTTCTAGCAATCTAACAGCAAAACAAGGCTATTTCTTAATAGTGACCATTTGGGCCTTTGGCTTCACAATTTGCTCCCCTCTACCAGTTTTCCACAAAATTGTGGACCTCAGCAAAACTCTGAATTTAGAGGCACTGGAGAACAGACTCTTGTGTATCGAGTCATGGCCTTCCGATTCCTATAGAATTGCCTTTACAATAGCCTTACTGTTCATGCAGTACATACTGCCGCTGGCGTGTTTAACTGCTAGTCACACGAGCGTCTGCAGGAGCATAGGTTCTAGACTGtcaaacaaggaaaacaagtttGAAGAAAAGGAGATGATAAACCTAGCTCTTCATCCCTCTAAGAGCACTAGCACACAGGTGCAGTCCTCTGGGCACTCCAGGTGGAGCTGTGCCTTTGGCAAAAAGCACCACAGAAGATATAGCAGGAAGACTTCAAGTGTGATGCCAGCTATTTCAAGGCATCATCAGGATACTCATTCAAGAGATCTCCCAGAAACCTCTGGCACAGAAAAAAGTCAGCTCTTTTCCTCCAGTAAATTCATCCCTGGGATTCCTATCTGTTTTGAAAtgaaaccagaagaaaatacagagatCCAGGACATGATTACAGTATCCCGATCCATTGTCAGAATTAAGACAAGATCAAGGAGAGTTTTTTGCAGACTGACAGTGCTAATCCTAGTTTTTGGTTTCAGTTGGATGCCTCTTCACCTTTTCCACATTGTGACAGATTTTAATGCCACTCTCATTTCTaacagacattttaaattaGTATATTGCATATGCCATTTATTGGGTATGATGTCCTGCTGCTTGAATCCCATCCTCTATGGGTTTCTTAACAACAGCATAAAAGCTGATTTAATGTCCCTTATCCCATGCTGCCAAATACTATGA
- the NPY5R gene encoding neuropeptide Y receptor type 5 isoform X2 — protein MKSSFLQSHHHFESIQDCKMDLGLKDRTNRTPTRNTSATTKNFSAWEDYKSSVDDIQYFLIGLYTLISLAGFMGNLLILMALLKCKQKTIINILIGNLAFSDILVVLFCSPFTLTSVLLDQWMFGTVMCHVMPFLQCASVLVSTLMLISIAAVRYRMIKYPLSSNLTAKQGYFLIVTIWAFGFTICSPLPVFHKIVDLSKTLNLEALENRLLCIESWPSDSYRIAFTIALLFMQYILPLACLTASHTSVCRSIGSRLSNKENKFEEKEMINLALHPSKSTSTQVQSSGHSRWSCAFGKKHHRRYSRKTSSVMPAISRHHQDTHSRDLPETSGTEKSQLFSSSKFIPGIPICFEMKPEENTEIQDMITVSRSIVRIKTRSRRVFCRLTVLILVFGFSWMPLHLFHIVTDFNATLISNRHFKLVYCICHLLGMMSCCLNPILYGFLNNSIKADLMSLIPCCQIL, from the exons atgaaaagctCATTTCTTCAGAGTCATCACCACTTTGAGAGCATT CAGGACTGTAAAATGGATTTAGGATTAAAAGACCGTACCAACAGGACACCTACCAGGAACACCTCTGCTACTACAAAGAATTTTTCTGCCTGGGAAGACTATAAGAGTAGTGTTGATGACATACAGTACTTTCTTATTGGGCTGTACACACTTATAAGTCTGGCTGGCTTTATGGGAAATCTGCTTATACTAATGGCCCTACTAAAGTGCAAGCAGAAGACGATAATAAACATTCTCATAGGTAACTTGGCCTTTTCTGACATCTTGGTTGTGCTGTTCTGTTCGCCTTTCACACTGACATCCGTCCTGCTTGATCAGTGGATGTTTGGCACTGTCATGTGCCATGTAATGCCCTTCCTCCAATGCGCATCAGTTCTAGTTTCAACTTTGATGTTAATATCTATTGCTGCAGTCAGGTACCGTATGATAAAATATCCCCTTTCTAGCAATCTAACAGCAAAACAAGGCTATTTCTTAATAGTGACCATTTGGGCCTTTGGCTTCACAATTTGCTCCCCTCTACCAGTTTTCCACAAAATTGTGGACCTCAGCAAAACTCTGAATTTAGAGGCACTGGAGAACAGACTCTTGTGTATCGAGTCATGGCCTTCCGATTCCTATAGAATTGCCTTTACAATAGCCTTACTGTTCATGCAGTACATACTGCCGCTGGCGTGTTTAACTGCTAGTCACACGAGCGTCTGCAGGAGCATAGGTTCTAGACTGtcaaacaaggaaaacaagtttGAAGAAAAGGAGATGATAAACCTAGCTCTTCATCCCTCTAAGAGCACTAGCACACAGGTGCAGTCCTCTGGGCACTCCAGGTGGAGCTGTGCCTTTGGCAAAAAGCACCACAGAAGATATAGCAGGAAGACTTCAAGTGTGATGCCAGCTATTTCAAGGCATCATCAGGATACTCATTCAAGAGATCTCCCAGAAACCTCTGGCACAGAAAAAAGTCAGCTCTTTTCCTCCAGTAAATTCATCCCTGGGATTCCTATCTGTTTTGAAAtgaaaccagaagaaaatacagagatCCAGGACATGATTACAGTATCCCGATCCATTGTCAGAATTAAGACAAGATCAAGGAGAGTTTTTTGCAGACTGACAGTGCTAATCCTAGTTTTTGGTTTCAGTTGGATGCCTCTTCACCTTTTCCACATTGTGACAGATTTTAATGCCACTCTCATTTCTaacagacattttaaattaGTATATTGCATATGCCATTTATTGGGTATGATGTCCTGCTGCTTGAATCCCATCCTCTATGGGTTTCTTAACAACAGCATAAAAGCTGATTTAATGTCCCTTATCCCATGCTGCCAAATACTATGA